In the genome of Candidatus Sulfotelmatobacter sp., the window GCGCCGTCAACGCGCGCAGCCGCTGGCGCGGATGCGCGGTGCCGGGCTCGGTGCGGCTCCACACGCGTTCGTCGAGCGTCGGAATCGAGAAGCTCACCGACACCGCGCAGCGCTTCGCCGCCGCCTGCAGCACGTCGACGTCGCGCGCGATCATCGGGCCGCGCGTGATGATGCTGAACGGTGTGCGCGATTGCCCGAGCTTCTCGAGGCAGGCGCGCGTCAGGCGGTAGCGGCCCTCGGCCGGCTGGTAGGGATCGGTCGCGGCGCCGATCAGTACGAAGTCGCGCTTCCAGCTCGGGCGCCGCAGTTCCGCCTCGAGCACCTCGGCGACGTTGATCTTGACCCGAATGCTGCGGCCGTAGGCGTCGTCGCTCGCCCGGTCGGCGCGCTTCTCGAACCCGCGCACGTAGCAGAACGTGCAGCGATGCGCGCAGCCCATGTAGGGGTTGAGCGACCATTCGAAATCCATTCCGCTCACGCGATTGAGCGCCGCGCGGCACGGCTCTTCGCGGTACTCGATGCGCGCCGAGAGGCGGCCGGCTGATGCCGCGCTCGATCCGCTCAGCTCTTCCCTGGGAATCGCGCTCGCGATCTGGATCACGGCCGGGATTATCGCGCCGAGCCGCCCACGGCACAAGTGTGCAGTAGATCCCGCTACATATAGATAGGCGCCCAAGCCGCTCCCCCCTCCCGCCGATAACGGATGCATGCACTTCGACCCGTTGATCGTGACCATTGCTTCGTTCCTCGTTCTGCCGCTGGCGCTCGGGCTGTGGGCGCGCGCCAACGCCCTGCAATCGAAGGACACCGACCCCGCTCCCGCCTGGTTTTCGTTCTCGCGCCGGCTTCAGCTGATCGGTTCGCTGCACCCGCTGCTCTGGTATCTCACCATCACCTGGATGGTTCGCAATCTTCCGACCTGGCCCTCGTACGTGCCGCGGCTTCCGGCGAATGGGCTGGTCGGCATGCTGGTCGGAGTCCTGGTGCTGCCGTTCGTCGCCAATCTTCCGCTCAACCTCCTGCGCCACGACGTCGCGCGCCGGCTCGGCACCACCGAGCTGGGCTGGCCCGAAGCGCTGCGGCAGCTCTTCTGGACGTTCGGCGCCACCGTGGTGCCGCTGACCGCGCTCGCGATCGGCATCGGCTCGCTGCCGGGTGGACACGTGATCAAGTTCGCCGCCTGGGCGCTGCCGGGGCTCCTGATCGGCGCGGTGTGCGCCTCGCAGTTCCGACGCGGCTTGGGGTTGCTGCCGCACGCCATCACCCAGGGCGAGCTGCGCGATCATCTGTTCGCGCTCGCCGAGCGCGCCGGAGTCCGGCTCAGCCAGCTCTACGTT includes:
- a CDS encoding radical SAM protein, with the translated sequence MIQIASAIPREELSGSSAASAGRLSARIEYREEPCRAALNRVSGMDFEWSLNPYMGCAHRCTFCYVRGFEKRADRASDDAYGRSIRVKINVAEVLEAELRRPSWKRDFVLIGAATDPYQPAEGRYRLTRACLEKLGQSRTPFSIITRGPMIARDVDVLQAAAKRCAVSVSFSIPTLDERVWSRTEPGTAHPRQRLRALTALVEGGVRAGVAIAPVLPGLSDSADSIERVVREARDAGACSVWIAPVNLRAGTREHFLAALGRDWPELLPLYGELFAGRDYLPARFGADLNSRLEALRRHYGIADRRSLRLGPPAEPAQMELGV